The Thermodesulfobacteriota bacterium genome includes a region encoding these proteins:
- a CDS encoding FadR/GntR family transcriptional regulator, with product MKKKLRLFKPVKKTRVYEEIVAKIKDMIDKGRFKCGDQLPVERELAEVFRVSRSSVREAIRSLESQGLLESRQGNGTYIAKTPLESLVNPLASVISSEKDGQRELFEMRRLIESQLAYLAAERATEEEIDLMERTLALQERAISEGSSGIENDRNFHYLLASAARNRFLLSIVDHSMSLLVESRDNYLQVEGRPEKSIQRHRQMLEAIKARDAEGAANLMREHVSDIESSLFEVMERKRGRKKEELSRGRQERR from the coding sequence GTGAAGAAGAAGTTAAGGCTCTTCAAGCCGGTCAAGAAGACGAGGGTCTACGAGGAAATCGTTGCCAAGATCAAGGACATGATCGACAAGGGCCGGTTCAAGTGCGGCGATCAGCTTCCCGTGGAGCGGGAGCTCGCGGAGGTTTTCCGCGTGAGCCGGTCTTCCGTCCGCGAGGCCATCCGGTCCCTCGAGAGCCAGGGGCTTCTCGAAAGCCGGCAGGGCAACGGCACGTACATCGCGAAGACCCCGCTCGAATCGCTCGTCAACCCGCTGGCCTCCGTCATCTCCTCCGAAAAGGACGGCCAGAGGGAGCTCTTCGAGATGCGCCGCCTGATCGAGTCGCAGCTCGCCTACCTCGCGGCGGAGCGGGCGACCGAGGAAGAGATCGACCTGATGGAAAGGACGCTGGCGCTCCAGGAGCGGGCGATCTCCGAAGGCAGCTCCGGGATCGAGAACGACAGGAACTTCCATTACCTGCTGGCGAGCGCGGCGAGGAACCGGTTCCTTCTCAGCATCGTCGACCACAGCATGAGCCTGCTGGTCGAAAGCCGGGACAATTACCTGCAGGTCGAAGGGCGGCCCGAGAAATCGATCCAGCGCCACCGCCAGATGCTCGAGGCCATCAAGGCGCGGGACGCGGAAGGCGCGGCGAATCTCATGCGCGAGCATGTGTCGGACATAGAGAGCAGCCTGTTCGAAGTGATGGAGAGAAAGCGCGGCAGGAAGAAAGAGGAGTTGAGCAGAGGCCGACAGGAAAGGAGGTGA
- a CDS encoding 2-oxoacid:acceptor oxidoreductase family protein produces MIQDMEGRHLSLVLANAAGKTGKFVQAWDNYADLPDRVQVPLRKYVRVSDEEIEMRYIYENDHPQLVIVMDDTIIKGIDILRGAPKGTALVVNTKRSADELLALIPNKDVLSSFVCVDATGIAGGTGLESVDFMGSEGGVEAVSVGVGIAAPLCGAATKVCDKFPLDNVVASAANKAGVKEGAKTAVVKTL; encoded by the coding sequence GTGATCCAGGACATGGAGGGTCGTCACCTGTCGCTGGTTCTCGCAAACGCCGCCGGCAAAACCGGCAAGTTCGTGCAGGCCTGGGACAACTACGCGGACCTTCCGGACCGCGTGCAGGTTCCCCTTCGCAAGTATGTCCGCGTCAGCGACGAAGAGATCGAGATGCGGTACATCTACGAGAACGACCATCCGCAGCTCGTCATCGTCATGGACGATACGATCATCAAGGGCATCGACATCCTCCGCGGCGCCCCCAAGGGAACCGCGCTCGTCGTCAATACCAAGCGGTCGGCGGATGAGCTCCTCGCCCTGATCCCGAACAAGGACGTCCTGTCGAGCTTCGTGTGCGTAGATGCCACCGGCATCGCGGGCGGCACGGGCCTCGAGAGCGTCGACTTCATGGGTTCGGAAGGCGGCGTGGAAGCCGTTTCGGTCGGCGTGGGCATCGCGGCTCCGCTCTGCGGCGCGGCGACCAAGGTTTGCGACAAGTTCCCGTTGGACAACGTCGTCGCCTCCGCGGCGAACAAGGCGGGTGTGAAGGAAGGCGCCAAGACCGCCGTAGTGAAAACTTTATAA
- a CDS encoding 4Fe-4S binding protein produces MSPLYCEKFRIPKHLEIADGAVVPAPVGEQPMMKTGNWRIERPVIDHEKCTTCLNCFIFCPDSCWHLDPKSEKMVWDPIYCKGCRICVEECPADALRLENELNFKGGVARLDKPY; encoded by the coding sequence ATGAGTCCTCTGTATTGCGAGAAGTTCCGGATCCCCAAGCACCTCGAAATCGCCGACGGCGCTGTGGTTCCGGCCCCGGTTGGCGAGCAGCCGATGATGAAGACCGGGAACTGGCGGATCGAGCGCCCGGTGATCGATCACGAGAAGTGCACCACCTGCCTGAACTGCTTCATCTTCTGCCCGGACAGCTGCTGGCACCTGGATCCGAAGTCCGAGAAGATGGTGTGGGATCCCATCTACTGCAAAGGCTGCAGAATCTGCGTCGAAGAGTGCCCCGCCGATGCGCTGCGGCTCGAGAACGAACTGAATTTCAAAGGCGGCGTCGCCCGTCTTGATAAGCCTTACTAG
- a CDS encoding oxalate oxidoreductase subunit alpha, protein MPKEAYMAGCAATANGAKLARVEVITSYPIRPYTGIMMELSRMVAAGELDAEFIHGEGEHAQVSVTQGASAAGARAYTGSSGVGVAYAMEVYSPISGGRYPCQMAIADRAYDPPGDFGSEHTDVKSVDNQGWILGWAETPQESMDNCIIYYRVGEDPKVMLPQWQVQDGYFVSHIPGKVSIPDQAAVDEYLPPYNCPHALNPQNPTNHGPQIFPDQGPAIDLQRAQAFLNTPKVIEQAIADYNKQMGRDYPVWLEEYKTDGADYVFFLQGAHCRTARFAVDHLRKKGAKVGMVKLRFVRPWPTAQICEVLSKFKAVGVVESQTCYGGAMKGGELQHEVRASLYDSPKQPACCSFMAGLGGEVISLEEFYNMAKILEKNAKQGKVDQYVYWVGFDNGI, encoded by the coding sequence ATGCCGAAAGAAGCTTACATGGCAGGTTGCGCCGCCACTGCAAACGGCGCCAAGTTGGCGAGAGTTGAGGTCATCACCTCGTACCCGATCCGTCCCTACACCGGCATCATGATGGAGCTGTCCAGAATGGTGGCGGCCGGCGAGCTGGATGCCGAGTTCATCCACGGCGAAGGCGAGCATGCCCAGGTTTCCGTGACCCAGGGCGCGTCCGCGGCCGGCGCGCGCGCGTACACCGGCTCCTCGGGCGTCGGCGTCGCGTACGCGATGGAAGTGTACTCCCCGATCTCCGGTGGCCGGTATCCGTGCCAGATGGCGATCGCAGACCGTGCATACGACCCCCCCGGCGACTTCGGTTCCGAGCACACCGACGTCAAGTCCGTCGACAACCAGGGGTGGATCCTCGGCTGGGCCGAGACTCCGCAGGAGTCCATGGACAACTGCATCATCTACTATCGTGTCGGCGAAGACCCGAAGGTCATGCTGCCGCAGTGGCAGGTGCAGGACGGCTATTTCGTGTCGCACATCCCGGGCAAGGTCAGCATCCCGGACCAGGCGGCGGTCGATGAATATCTGCCTCCGTACAACTGCCCCCACGCCCTGAATCCGCAGAACCCGACCAACCACGGCCCGCAGATCTTCCCGGACCAGGGGCCGGCGATCGACCTGCAGAGAGCGCAGGCGTTCCTGAACACCCCGAAAGTCATCGAGCAGGCCATTGCCGACTACAACAAGCAGATGGGTCGTGACTACCCGGTGTGGCTCGAAGAGTACAAGACCGACGGCGCCGACTACGTGTTCTTCCTCCAGGGCGCCCACTGCCGCACCGCCCGGTTCGCGGTGGACCACCTCCGCAAGAAGGGCGCGAAGGTCGGTATGGTGAAGCTCCGCTTCGTCCGTCCCTGGCCGACCGCTCAGATCTGCGAAGTTCTCTCGAAGTTCAAGGCCGTCGGCGTTGTCGAGTCGCAGACCTGCTACGGCGGCGCGATGAAGGGCGGCGAGCTGCAGCACGAAGTCCGCGCCTCCCTGTATGACTCTCCGAAGCAGCCGGCCTGCTGCTCGTTCATGGCCGGTCTGGGCGGCGAAGTCATCTCCCTCGAGGAGTTCTACAACATGGCGAAGATCCTCGAGAAGAACGCGAAGCAGGGCAAGGTCGATCAGTACGTGTACTGGGTCGGCTTCGACAACGGGATCTAA
- a CDS encoding thiamine pyrophosphate-dependent enzyme yields MELIKNLRGVDQKEYYVPGHRTCAGCGPALCYKLVSKAAGQNSIFLGPTGCMYVANCSYMCTPFAYAWTHCQITNGGAVASGIEAAYNVLIRKGKYKGPLPNIVVMAGDGGAIDIGLQAASAMMYRGHDVLFVMYDNESYANTGIQTSPMTPYGGKTTFTPPGKMIPEGKKLFPKDPPQLFIGGHPALHYVATASVGYPVDLINKCRKGLNYKGPAFVHIHCPCPKGWLYDCKDTVRVAKLAVETGFWTNYEWENGEYTYQHIPKTYKPVKEYMKGQERFNHLNEEHIAKMQAFITAKVKAPGKPIEIPVLGPREEA; encoded by the coding sequence ATGGAACTGATCAAGAACCTCCGCGGTGTCGACCAGAAGGAGTATTACGTTCCTGGTCACCGGACCTGCGCGGGCTGCGGCCCGGCTCTCTGCTACAAGCTGGTCTCCAAGGCCGCCGGCCAGAACTCGATCTTCCTCGGCCCGACGGGCTGCATGTACGTGGCGAACTGCTCCTATATGTGCACCCCGTTCGCCTATGCCTGGACGCACTGCCAGATCACGAACGGCGGCGCCGTCGCCTCCGGTATCGAGGCGGCGTACAACGTCCTGATCCGCAAGGGCAAGTACAAGGGCCCCCTGCCGAACATCGTCGTCATGGCCGGCGACGGCGGCGCGATCGACATCGGTCTTCAGGCGGCTTCCGCCATGATGTACCGCGGTCACGACGTCCTCTTCGTCATGTATGACAACGAGTCCTACGCCAACACGGGCATCCAGACCTCTCCGATGACCCCGTACGGCGGCAAGACCACCTTCACGCCTCCCGGGAAGATGATCCCCGAAGGCAAGAAGCTGTTCCCGAAAGACCCGCCGCAGCTCTTCATCGGCGGCCATCCCGCGCTGCACTATGTCGCGACGGCGTCGGTCGGTTACCCGGTCGACCTGATCAACAAGTGCCGCAAGGGCCTGAACTACAAGGGCCCGGCGTTCGTCCACATCCACTGCCCCTGCCCGAAGGGCTGGCTGTACGACTGCAAGGACACCGTTCGCGTCGCGAAGCTGGCGGTCGAGACCGGCTTCTGGACGAACTACGAATGGGAGAACGGCGAGTACACCTATCAGCACATCCCGAAGACGTACAAGCCGGTGAAGGAGTACATGAAGGGCCAGGAGCGGTTCAACCACCTGAACGAGGAGCACATCGCCAAGATGCAGGCGTTCATCACGGCGAAGGTGAAGGCCCCCGGGAAGCCGATCGAGATCCCGGTCCTCGGTCCCAGAGAAGAAGCGTAA